A single genomic interval of Penicillium psychrofluorescens genome assembly, chromosome: 2 harbors:
- a CDS encoding uncharacterized protein (ID:PFLUO_002227-T1.cds;~source:funannotate) yields the protein MQSIEREGLHQFQDVTILVQGKNLKTLTKGKTWEMMVQQFERHWGNVIDESFLSDQFYFDIGKETYPTSPSQ from the coding sequence ATGCAGTCTATCGAACGTGAGGGCCTCCACCAATTCCAAGACGTCACAATCCTAGTACAAGGCAAAAATCTGAAGACGTTGACAAAGGGGAAGAcctgggagatgatggtccAGCAATTCGAGCGGCATTGGGGCAACGTGATCGACGAGTCCTTTCTTTCTGACCAGTTCTACTTCGATATTGGCAAAGAGACCTATCCCACTAGTCCCTCACAG